In Lepidochelys kempii isolate rLepKem1 chromosome 10, rLepKem1.hap2, whole genome shotgun sequence, a single window of DNA contains:
- the FOXL3 gene encoding forkhead box L3 isoform X2 gives MFDNTQYPYNCFNYDGDDYPTCSSDEEKKFTRPAYRSNQRAWQNSIRHNLSLNSCFVKVPRTEGNEKGKGNYWSFASGCESMLDLFENGNYRRRRRRRNMKREHKEQRPSGGKDPSSPESSSMDSGLYSISCHESKCEPAESGPKLLEPPGFFPNNTSNRQSLNNVSLGKSDSEIKFSIDYILSAPDPLPVLRSQYHMQDNKYQLLESQKINLPFWTM, from the exons ATGTTTGATAACACACAGTACCCCTATAACTGTTTTAATTATGATGGGGATGACTATCCAACCTGTAGTTCTGATGAAGAGAAAAAATTCACCAGACCAGCATACAG ATCAAATCAAAGAGCCTGGCAGAACTCCATCCGACATAACTTATCACTTAACAGTTGTTTTGTAAAG GTTCCCAGAACagaagggaatgagaaggggaaaggaaactATTGGAGCTTTGCATCTGGATGTGAATCAATGCTGGatctttttgaaaatgggaattacaGGCGGAGACGGAGAAGAAGGAACATGAAAAGGGAACACAAAGAGCAGAGACCAAGTGGAGGAAAAGATCCTTCCTCCCCTGAATCGTCTTCCATGGATTCTGGTTTATACAGCATCTCCTGTCATGAAAGTAAATGCGAGCCAGCCGAATCTGGACCCAAACTCTTGGAGCCTCCTGGGTTCTTTCCAAACAACACCTCCAACAGACAGAGCCTAAACAACGTCTCCCTAGGAAAATCTGACTCTGAAATTAAATTTAGCATTGATTACATTCTttcagccccagaccctttgCCTGTTCTGAGATCTCAGTATCATATGCAAGATAATAAATACCAATTACTGGAGTCTCAAAAAATTAATCTCCCATTCTGGACAATGTGA
- the FOXL3 gene encoding forkhead box L3 isoform X1: MFDNTQYPYNCFNYDGDDYPTCSSDEEKKFTRPAYSYIALIAMAIQQSPSNKVTLSGIYDFIMKKFPYYRSNQRAWQNSIRHNLSLNSCFVKVPRTEGNEKGKGNYWSFASGCESMLDLFENGNYRRRRRRRNMKREHKEQRPSGGKDPSSPESSSMDSGLYSISCHESKCEPAESGPKLLEPPGFFPNNTSNRQSLNNVSLGKSDSEIKFSIDYILSAPDPLPVLRSQYHMQDNKYQLLESQKINLPFWTM, translated from the exons ATGTTTGATAACACACAGTACCCCTATAACTGTTTTAATTATGATGGGGATGACTATCCAACCTGTAGTTCTGATGAAGAGAAAAAATTCACCAGACCAGCATACAG CTACATTGCCTTAATTGCAATGGCCATTCAGCAAAGTCCTTCAAACAAAGTGACCTTGTCTGGCATCTATGATTTTATAATGAAGAAATTTCCTTACTACAGATCAAATCAAAGAGCCTGGCAGAACTCCATCCGACATAACTTATCACTTAACAGTTGTTTTGTAAAG GTTCCCAGAACagaagggaatgagaaggggaaaggaaactATTGGAGCTTTGCATCTGGATGTGAATCAATGCTGGatctttttgaaaatgggaattacaGGCGGAGACGGAGAAGAAGGAACATGAAAAGGGAACACAAAGAGCAGAGACCAAGTGGAGGAAAAGATCCTTCCTCCCCTGAATCGTCTTCCATGGATTCTGGTTTATACAGCATCTCCTGTCATGAAAGTAAATGCGAGCCAGCCGAATCTGGACCCAAACTCTTGGAGCCTCCTGGGTTCTTTCCAAACAACACCTCCAACAGACAGAGCCTAAACAACGTCTCCCTAGGAAAATCTGACTCTGAAATTAAATTTAGCATTGATTACATTCTttcagccccagaccctttgCCTGTTCTGAGATCTCAGTATCATATGCAAGATAATAAATACCAATTACTGGAGTCTCAAAAAATTAATCTCCCATTCTGGACAATGTGA